The genomic interval GCCACCGCGAGCTGCGCTCCGACGAGATCGACGCCGGCGACCGCCTCCGTGATTGGATGCTCGACTTGAAGGCGCGTGTTCATCTCGAGAAAGTAGAAACGCGCCGCATCGCCCGTTCCCTCGACGATGAATTCGACGGTGCCGGCGTTGCGATAGTCGGCGGCCCTCGCCGCGGTGACAGCGACCTCGCCCATCCGTGCGCGCAGCGCCGGCGACAGCGCCGGGCTCGGTGTTTCCTCGATGATCTTTTGATGGCGCCGCTGCACCGAGCACTCGCGCTCGTACAGGTGCACGCAGTGGCCGTGCTGGTCGGCGACGATCTGCACTTCGACGTGACGTGGTCGCTCGAGTAAGCGCTCGACGTAGAGTGTCCCGTCACCGAAGGCAGCCGTGGCTTCCCGACGCGCTGCGGCGATGGCCTCGTCTATCTCTGTGTTGGCGCGGACGACGCGCATGCCCCGGCCACCGCCGCCGGCAGAGGCCTTGATGAGCGTGGGCAATCCGACCCGCAGCACAGCGCTGCGCAGGGCACCGTCGCTTTGGTCATCCGGCTCGACACCCGGCACGACGGGGATGCCTGCCTCGGTCATCAAGCGGCGAGCGTGAATCTTGGAGGCCATCCGCGCCATGACTTCGGCTGGCGGCCCCACGAACAGAAGGCCCGCCTCGTGGCACGCTGCTGCCAGAGCCGGATTCTCACTGAGAAAGCCGTAGCCGGGATGCACGGCGTCGGCCCCAACCTGCTGCGCGGCCGCGATGATCCGAGGAACCGCGAGATAGCTCTCGGCAGCCGGAGCCGGCCCAATCTCCACGACTCGGTCTGCCAACCGCGTGTGCATAGCGCCGCGGTCCGCCGCCGAACACACCGCGACCGCCTCGATGTCGCGCTCGCGGCAGGCGCGAATGATGCGTACCGCGATCTCGCCTCGATTGGCAATGAGCAGGCGTCTTATCATGAGGGCTCGCTTCGCTCGCATTCCAAGGGGTCTAGGGGTCTAGGGATCTAGGGAGGGCTTGTTCGAGCGTACGGGTATGCCCATTCTCTCTTTTTGCCTTTTACCCCTTGATCCCTTTACCCCTTGATCCCTCAATCCCTTGATCCCTTGATCCCTCGATCCCTCGATCCCTTGACCCCTTGACCCCTTGACCCCTTGACCCCTTGACCCCTTGACCCCTCTACAATCCACCCCGGCTCGCGCTTTTCCAGAAAGGCTCGCAATCCCTCTTGACCCTCCGGCGACACACGCTGCGACGCAATCGCCTGCGCGGTCAGCTCCTTCACGTCCTGCATCGGCCGGCCGGCGACGCTCGCGATGAGCGCCTTTGCCTGTGCAATGGCGCCGGGCGCCGCCGCGAGGATCTGTGCCACCTCCTCGACAACCGCGCGATCGAGATCGGCCGCGGGCACCACCCGGTGCACGAGACCCATGGCGTGCGCGGCGGCGGCGTCGAACCGCTGGCCCGTGAGAAACCATCGTCGCGCCTGTGTCGCGCCAATCTTCGCGATGACATAGGGTGCGATGGTCGCTGGGAGTATCCCAAGCCGCGTCTCCGTGAATCCGAACAGCGCATCGTCGGCGGCAACCACGATGTCGGCGATCGCCGCAAGGCCGGCGCCACCACCCAGCGCCGCGCCCTGGACCCGAGCAATCACCGGCAGTGGCAGCGTGTTCAGTGCCTCCAGCATCTCCGCCAGAGCCCGCGCGTCACGCAGGTTGTCCTCTTCGGTGTAGGTGAGGGTCCGTTGCATCCACGCCACGTCGGCCCCGGCACAGAAGATGGGGCCTGCGCCAGCCAAAACGACGGCACGCAACCCCGCGCTCGTCGTTGCTCGGAGCGCCCATGTGTGCAGCTCCGCCACCACTTCGTCGTTGATGGCGTTTCGGATGGCTGGTCGATTCAACGTGACGTGCTCGACCGCGCCGTCACGATCGGTGTGGAGAAACCGGTAGCTCATAGTAAGAAGGCGCCTACATGCGAAACACACCGAACCTCGCATCCGGGACGGGCGCGTTGAACGCCATCGACAGTCCGAGCGCCACGGCCTCCCTCGTCTCCGCAGGATCCAGGATCCCATCGTCCCACAGACGTGCGGTGGAATAGTAGGGTGAGCCTTCGTGCTCGTACTTCGCGAGAATCGGATCACGAATGGCCGCTTCTTCTTCGGCCGATAGTGTCTTGCCCTCCCGCGCCAGCTGATCGCGCTTGACCGTCACCAGCACG from Luteitalea sp. carries:
- a CDS encoding ATP-grasp domain-containing protein; translation: MRAKRALMIRRLLIANRGEIAVRIIRACRERDIEAVAVCSAADRGAMHTRLADRVVEIGPAPAAESYLAVPRIIAAAQQVGADAVHPGYGFLSENPALAAACHEAGLLFVGPPAEVMARMASKIHARRLMTEAGIPVVPGVEPDDQSDGALRSAVLRVGLPTLIKASAGGGGRGMRVVRANTEIDEAIAAARREATAAFGDGTLYVERLLERPRHVEVQIVADQHGHCVHLYERECSVQRRHQKIIEETPSPALSPALRARMGEVAVTAARAADYRNAGTVEFIVEGTGDAARFYFLEMNTRLQVEHPITEAVAGVDLVGAQLAVAASETLPWTQAEITPRGHAIECRVYAEDPAHDFVPQAGRLLLYREPSGPGIRVDSGVAEGDEVGVHYDPLLAKVVVWAEDRPRAVERALAALAQYAVLGVRTNIGFLRRVLHHTRFRAGDVDTELIDTERDRLLVPPPQATLRRAAAAAAAVAGAPQLPVSASARQLSPSVDPWDTLRGWPDKSSSPS